One region of uncultured Sulfurimonas sp. genomic DNA includes:
- the mreC gene encoding rod shape-determining protein MreC, producing the protein MNKELLGFFSLFIALFIGALYYTNNIQGPLISALNYLKSNYHYSTEFIQKNIDKHIFQADTISELKEELQKYENNHLVMQQMASEVNDLFKANNSTLTSEPKVELVRAISYEKFGNLNRVWIDVKDYNASAIYGLTYNELVAGIVIPKDGKALGLLNRDIQSSYAVFVGNTRAPGIAHGNNSKNLLVKFIPAWFKIQKDDEVITSGLDEIFFKGLKVGRVLSVSKSQGYQNAIIEPYYESNDPNYFHMIRRIK; encoded by the coding sequence ATGAATAAGGAGCTTCTAGGCTTTTTTTCACTCTTTATAGCACTATTTATTGGTGCATTATACTATACAAACAATATTCAAGGGCCGTTAATTTCGGCTCTTAACTATTTAAAATCAAACTATCACTATTCTACAGAATTTATACAAAAAAATATTGATAAACATATATTTCAAGCAGACACTATATCAGAGTTAAAAGAAGAACTTCAAAAATATGAAAACAATCACTTAGTTATGCAACAGATGGCTTCTGAAGTAAATGACCTTTTTAAAGCAAATAATTCAACACTAACAAGTGAACCAAAAGTAGAACTTGTAAGAGCAATCTCATATGAAAAATTTGGAAATTTAAACAGAGTTTGGATTGATGTTAAAGATTACAATGCATCTGCCATTTATGGACTAACTTATAATGAGCTTGTAGCTGGTATAGTTATACCTAAAGATGGCAAGGCTTTAGGATTATTAAATAGAGATATTCAAAGCTCATATGCTGTTTTTGTAGGAAATACAAGAGCTCCAGGTATCGCTCATGGTAATAACTCAAAAAACTTGCTTGTGAAATTTATACCTGCTTGGTTTAAAATTCAAAAAGATGATGAAGTCATTACCTCTGGACTTGATGAGATATTTTTCAAGGGCTTAAAGGTCGGTCGTGTTTTATCTGTTAGTAAATCTCAAGGTTATCAAAATGCAATTATTGAACCATATTATGAATCAAATGATCCAAATTATTTTCATATGATTAGAAGAATTAAATGA
- a CDS encoding MipA/OmpV family protein: MKYFIILIAIFLNLQAQEEKQKITIGTGPYIQTQPYKNVDNIVIPSPVLFFDNGIAYIRWTRTGIYFLGDKKEDYAWGFSLSIQPRVYGYKSTDILGMDERKNTWEGGLAFSAKTKKAYIEIMALTDILDRYESWIVKTELGYDFEFANFSLYPSLILIYQSSDFLNYYYGVKKSEEFGSRKEYIPNNGIQVGAQTYIKYPFTKKLSALINIRVDKLSKEATQSPIVEDDYTYSGLASLIYTFEY; encoded by the coding sequence ATGAAATATTTTATTATATTAATAGCAATTTTTTTAAATCTTCAAGCTCAAGAAGAAAAGCAAAAAATCACAATAGGTACAGGCCCATATATACAAACTCAACCCTATAAAAATGTTGATAATATTGTCATTCCATCTCCTGTTTTATTTTTTGATAATGGCATCGCATATATTAGATGGACAAGAACTGGGATATATTTTTTAGGAGATAAAAAAGAAGACTATGCATGGGGATTTTCTTTGAGCATCCAACCAAGAGTTTATGGATACAAATCTACAGATATTTTAGGAATGGATGAAAGAAAAAACACTTGGGAAGGTGGTTTAGCTTTTAGTGCAAAAACAAAAAAAGCTTACATTGAAATAATGGCATTAACAGATATTTTAGATAGATATGAATCATGGATAGTTAAAACTGAACTAGGCTACGACTTTGAATTTGCAAATTTTTCACTATATCCAAGTCTAATTTTAATATACCAATCATCAGATTTTTTAAACTATTATTATGGAGTCAAAAAATCCGAAGAATTTGGTTCAAGAAAAGAGTATATACCAAACAATGGGATTCAAGTTGGTGCACAAACTTACATAAAATACCCTTTTACAAAAAAACTCTCCGCTCTTATAAATATAAGAGTCGATAAACTATCCAAAGAAGCTACTCAAAGTCCTATCGTAGAGGATGACTATACATATTCAGGCTTAGCTTCTCTTATATATACTTTTGAATATTAA
- the carB gene encoding carbamoyl-phosphate synthase large subunit, producing MPKRTDINTILLIGSGPIIIGQACEFDYSGTQAVKTLKEQGYRVVLINSNPATIMTDPEFADRTYIEPITEDVIARIIKKENIDAVLPTMGGQTALNVATKMHEKGMLEGVEFLGATPEAIHKGEDRSAFNEAMIKIGMDLPKSANAYSVEEAIEVVKEIGFPVISRASFTLAGGGSGVAYNMEEFKKLAAEGISASPVNEIEIMESMLGWKEYEMEVIRDKADNCIIVCAIENFDPMGVHTGDSITVAPALTLTDKEYQRMRNASFDILREIGVDTGGSNVQFSICPKTGRMIVIEMNPRVSRSSALASKATGYPIAKVATLLAIGYTLDEITNDITGTPASFEPVIDYVVTKIPRFTFEKFPEAQNTLSTSMKSVGEVMAIGRTFKESIQKALCSLETGLCGFEPIDADDEFVRHEIRRPNADRILYVAEGFRRGMSVEDMFELSQIDPWFLYQLEEMLKTETTITDKILFDAEFMRNIKVDGFSDKRISQLIAINSNQIVSENEVYEKRKSLGVSLEFNEVDTCAAEFKALTPYLYSTTNITASPTAKNRVSDKKKVLILGGGPNRIGQGIEFDYCCVHAAFALEEMDIECIMYNCNPETVSTDYDTSDVLYFEPIDFEHVREVLENEQPDGIIVHFGGQTPLKLADKLTKIGAKIIGTTSAVIDLAEDREQFSNFVISHGLKQPANGLARKKEEAGPIAEKLGFPVLVRPSFVLGGRGMKIVYSHEELNEYMALAISVSNEAPVLIDKFLDQAIELDVDAISDGKEVYIGSVMQHIEEAGIHSGDSACSLPPVNLSQEMIEKVEQQTKTIALGLGVVGLMNVQYAIFKDEIYLIEVNPRASRTVPFVSKATGMPLAKVATRVMVGEDLRSALAYYDKYDIVQEVNGLLKPKLKGHVSVKEAVFPFHKLYGADLVLSPEMKSTGEVMGISSNFGVSFAKAQLSAGNKIPTGGTCFLSFVDTDKQHAAEIASGLHRHGFKLVATKGTQLIIEEAGIPCERVLKISEGRPNIEDSMKNDEIAMAINTSDNNTSKKDAIVIRQEVLRRSIPYFTTLSAARALILALDEMGDDSWSASQAIQDFLA from the coding sequence ATGCCAAAACGCACCGACATTAACACTATTTTACTTATAGGTTCAGGCCCAATTATTATTGGTCAAGCTTGTGAATTTGACTACTCAGGAACTCAAGCAGTTAAAACTCTAAAAGAACAAGGCTATCGTGTAGTTCTTATAAACTCAAATCCTGCAACAATTATGACAGATCCAGAGTTTGCAGACAGAACTTACATAGAACCTATCACAGAAGATGTAATAGCTCGTATTATTAAAAAAGAAAATATAGATGCAGTTCTTCCAACTATGGGTGGGCAAACTGCACTTAATGTAGCTACTAAGATGCACGAAAAAGGTATGCTAGAAGGAGTAGAATTTTTAGGTGCAACTCCAGAAGCTATTCATAAAGGTGAAGATCGTTCAGCTTTCAATGAAGCTATGATAAAAATCGGTATGGATTTACCAAAAAGTGCAAATGCCTATAGCGTTGAAGAAGCAATAGAAGTTGTTAAAGAGATAGGTTTTCCTGTAATTTCTAGAGCTTCTTTTACTCTAGCAGGTGGTGGTTCAGGTGTAGCCTACAATATGGAAGAGTTTAAAAAACTAGCGGCAGAGGGCATCTCAGCATCTCCTGTAAATGAAATAGAAATTATGGAATCAATGCTCGGTTGGAAAGAGTACGAGATGGAAGTTATCCGCGATAAAGCCGATAACTGTATCATTGTTTGTGCAATTGAAAACTTTGACCCAATGGGTGTTCATACAGGTGATAGCATTACTGTTGCTCCCGCTCTTACTCTAACTGACAAAGAGTACCAAAGAATGCGTAATGCTTCTTTTGATATTCTAAGAGAAATTGGTGTTGATACTGGTGGTTCGAATGTTCAGTTTTCAATTTGCCCTAAAACAGGAAGAATGATTGTTATAGAGATGAACCCTCGTGTTTCTCGCTCTTCTGCACTTGCATCTAAGGCTACAGGATATCCTATTGCAAAAGTTGCAACACTTTTAGCTATTGGTTACACACTAGATGAAATCACAAATGACATAACAGGAACTCCGGCATCTTTTGAGCCAGTAATTGACTATGTTGTCACTAAAATCCCTCGTTTTACATTTGAGAAATTTCCAGAAGCTCAAAACACACTAAGCACAAGCATGAAATCTGTTGGCGAAGTTATGGCTATTGGTAGAACTTTCAAAGAGTCTATTCAAAAAGCTCTTTGTTCACTTGAAACTGGTCTTTGTGGATTTGAACCTATAGATGCTGATGATGAATTTGTAAGACACGAAATCCGACGTCCAAATGCTGATCGTATTCTTTATGTAGCTGAAGGATTTCGTCGTGGCATGAGTGTTGAAGATATGTTTGAACTTTCTCAAATTGATCCATGGTTTCTTTACCAACTAGAAGAGATGCTAAAAACTGAGACTACTATTACTGATAAAATTCTCTTTGATGCAGAGTTTATGAGAAATATTAAAGTAGATGGTTTTTCAGATAAAAGAATTTCTCAACTAATAGCTATAAATTCTAATCAAATAGTAAGCGAAAATGAAGTCTATGAAAAAAGAAAATCATTAGGAGTATCTTTAGAATTTAATGAAGTGGATACTTGTGCAGCAGAGTTTAAAGCTTTAACTCCATATCTATACTCTACTACAAATATAACAGCATCTCCAACTGCAAAAAATAGAGTTAGTGATAAGAAAAAAGTTCTTATCCTTGGTGGAGGTCCTAACAGAATCGGTCAAGGTATAGAGTTTGACTACTGCTGTGTTCATGCTGCTTTCGCTCTTGAAGAGATGGATATAGAATGCATTATGTACAACTGTAATCCTGAAACTGTTTCTACTGACTATGACACTTCTGATGTACTTTACTTTGAGCCAATTGACTTTGAGCATGTTAGAGAAGTTTTAGAAAATGAACAACCTGATGGTATCATAGTTCATTTTGGTGGACAAACTCCTCTAAAATTAGCAGATAAGTTAACTAAAATAGGTGCAAAAATTATAGGAACTACTTCTGCTGTGATTGATCTTGCAGAAGATAGAGAACAGTTTTCAAACTTTGTAATTTCTCACGGACTTAAACAACCTGCAAATGGTTTAGCTCGCAAGAAAGAAGAAGCTGGACCTATTGCTGAAAAACTAGGTTTTCCAGTTCTTGTTCGTCCATCTTTTGTTCTTGGTGGTCGTGGTATGAAAATCGTTTACAGCCATGAAGAACTAAATGAATATATGGCTCTTGCTATCTCAGTTTCAAACGAAGCACCTGTACTTATAGACAAGTTCTTAGATCAGGCGATTGAACTAGATGTAGATGCTATTAGTGATGGCAAAGAAGTCTATATCGGTTCTGTTATGCAACATATAGAAGAAGCTGGTATTCACTCAGGTGATAGTGCTTGTTCACTTCCTCCGGTAAATCTTAGCCAAGAAATGATAGAAAAAGTAGAACAACAAACTAAAACTATAGCACTTGGTCTTGGTGTAGTGGGTCTTATGAATGTTCAATATGCAATATTTAAAGATGAAATTTATCTTATTGAAGTAAATCCTAGAGCTTCTCGAACTGTTCCTTTTGTATCAAAAGCTACTGGAATGCCTTTAGCTAAAGTTGCTACTCGTGTTATGGTTGGAGAAGATCTTAGAAGTGCCTTAGCATATTACGACAAATATGACATAGTTCAAGAAGTCAATGGACTTTTAAAACCAAAACTTAAAGGTCATGTTTCAGTTAAAGAAGCAGTTTTTCCTTTTCATAAACTTTATGGCGCCGACTTAGTTTTATCTCCTGAGATGAAATCAACTGGCGAAGTTATGGGTATAAGCTCAAACTTTGGTGTAAGTTTTGCAAAGGCTCAACTCTCAGCTGGAAATAAAATTCCAACAGGCGGAACTTGTTTCTTGTCTTTTGTAGATACAGACAAACAACACGCTGCAGAAATAGCTTCTGGTCTTCATAGACATGGATTTAAACTCGTTGCAACAAAAGGTACTCAACTAATCATAGAAGAAGCTGGCATCCCTTGTGAGCGTGTTCTTAAAATATCGGAAGGTCGTCCAAATATTGAAGATAGCATGAAAAATGATGAAATTGCTATGGCTATAAACACTTCGGACAACAATACATCTAAAAAAGATGCTATTGTTATTCGTCAAGAAGTTTTAAGAAGAAGCATTCCATATTTCACTACTTTAAGTGCTGCTAGAGCTCTTATCTTAGCACTTGATGAAATGGGTGATGATTCATGGTCAGCATCTCAAGCCATACAAGACTTTCTAGCTTAA
- a CDS encoding glutathionylspermidine synthase family protein, which translates to MIKLQKLNPLEDATLEELGFTWHTDADGTKYINDELVEISQEEAEAYYEAGNEIYDMFVEAAQYVIENNLFFELGIPFNLIDAIKKSWDNDVHWHIYGRFDLAGGIDGKDIKLIEFNADTPTSLFETTLLQWALLKQNNMDEEKQFNNVYEAISQNFKRLITLDDDIELFEERYDGWKILFSSVEGNDEEEATTRLLQQMATDAGFNTSFEYLQNVKFDENGIFDANDNQYEYWFKLFPWEDIGSDEPELATTLSTIMQNQKAIILNPAYTLLFQSKGIMKIMSDLFPESPYLLKTSFEPLKNIKQVEKTVFGREGANTKIIDANGNILEQIDGPYDNYKKVYQEYTEFNKDEKGTKYQAGLFFAYDSCGLSFRKGSEIMDNMSKFVGHILV; encoded by the coding sequence ATGATTAAACTACAAAAATTAAACCCACTAGAAGATGCTACTCTTGAAGAGTTAGGATTTACTTGGCATACTGATGCTGACGGCACTAAGTATATAAATGATGAACTTGTAGAAATCTCACAAGAAGAAGCTGAAGCATACTATGAAGCTGGCAATGAGATTTATGATATGTTTGTTGAAGCTGCACAATATGTGATAGAAAACAATCTTTTTTTTGAACTAGGAATTCCATTTAATCTTATAGATGCGATTAAAAAAAGTTGGGATAATGATGTTCATTGGCATATTTATGGTCGTTTTGATTTAGCTGGTGGAATCGATGGTAAAGATATAAAACTAATAGAATTTAATGCTGATACACCTACCTCTCTTTTTGAAACAACACTTCTTCAGTGGGCACTATTAAAACAAAACAATATGGATGAAGAGAAGCAATTTAATAATGTCTATGAAGCTATAAGTCAAAATTTTAAAAGATTAATTACTCTAGATGATGATATAGAGTTATTTGAAGAGCGTTATGATGGCTGGAAGATACTTTTCTCATCCGTTGAAGGTAATGATGAAGAAGAAGCTACAACAAGACTTCTACAACAGATGGCGACAGACGCAGGTTTCAATACAAGTTTTGAGTACTTACAAAATGTAAAGTTTGATGAGAATGGTATCTTTGATGCAAATGACAATCAATATGAGTATTGGTTTAAACTCTTTCCTTGGGAAGATATAGGAAGCGATGAACCAGAATTGGCAACAACTCTAAGTACTATTATGCAAAATCAAAAAGCTATAATACTTAACCCAGCATATACTCTTCTTTTTCAATCAAAAGGTATTATGAAAATTATGAGTGATTTATTTCCAGAGAGTCCTTATCTACTTAAAACTTCTTTTGAACCTTTAAAAAACATCAAACAAGTTGAAAAAACTGTTTTTGGTAGAGAAGGTGCTAACACTAAAATTATAGATGCTAATGGAAATATACTTGAGCAAATTGATGGTCCTTATGATAATTATAAAAAAGTTTATCAAGAATATACCGAGTTTAATAAAGATGAAAAAGGAACTAAATACCAAGCAGGTTTATTTTTTGCTTATGATTCTTGTGGTCTTAGCTTTAGAAAAGGTTCAGAAATCATGGACAATATGAGTAAATTTGTAGGACATATTTTAGTTTAA
- the blaOXA gene encoding class D beta-lactamase, which produces MLNKIILFIFLSFSFLYAEDLELKKIFEKYDIDGTLVISSLKNKQNYVFNATRANERFIVASTFKIPHTLIALNEKLIKNENDTIKWNGVNREYESWNEDQTLHSAMRVSCVWCYQKFSKSISKEKYLEYLEKFNYGNKIIGSDKSSFWLGGGTLKVSAYEEIDFLKKFYTYNLPIDKKYIDITKNILSIEKNDTYEIKAKTGWSGTVGWYVGYVKTKKDIYFFAMNANINESQLRLRKKIVIDSLKIKNIL; this is translated from the coding sequence ATGTTAAATAAAATAATACTCTTTATTTTTTTATCGTTTAGTTTTTTATATGCTGAAGACTTAGAGCTAAAAAAAATATTTGAGAAGTACGATATTGATGGAACGTTAGTTATTTCATCACTTAAAAATAAACAAAATTATGTTTTTAATGCTACAAGAGCTAATGAGAGATTTATTGTAGCTTCAACTTTTAAAATTCCACATACGCTAATTGCACTCAATGAAAAACTTATCAAAAATGAAAATGATACTATCAAATGGAATGGTGTTAATAGAGAATATGAAAGTTGGAATGAAGATCAAACTTTACACTCTGCAATGAGAGTTTCGTGTGTTTGGTGTTATCAAAAGTTTTCAAAATCTATTTCAAAAGAGAAATATTTAGAGTATTTAGAAAAATTTAATTATGGAAATAAAATAATAGGTTCAGATAAATCTTCATTTTGGTTAGGTGGAGGAACTTTGAAAGTTTCTGCATATGAAGAGATTGATTTTCTTAAAAAATTTTATACTTACAATTTACCTATCGATAAAAAGTATATTGATATTACAAAAAATATTTTGAGCATAGAAAAAAATGACACTTATGAAATTAAAGCTAAAACTGGTTGGAGTGGGACCGTAGGATGGTATGTTGGCTATGTTAAAACGAAAAAAGATATTTATTTTTTTGCAATGAACGCTAATATCAATGAAAGTCAGTTAAGGTTAAGAAAAAAAATTGTTATTGATTCTTTAAAAATAAAAAATATTTTATAA
- the groL gene encoding chaperonin GroEL (60 kDa chaperone family; promotes refolding of misfolded polypeptides especially under stressful conditions; forms two stacked rings of heptamers to form a barrel-shaped 14mer; ends can be capped by GroES; misfolded proteins enter the barrel where they are refolded when GroES binds), whose protein sequence is MAKEIIFSDNARNALARGVQKLTDAVKVTMGPRGRNVLIQKSYGSPVITKDGVSVAREIELKDKLEDMGAQLVKEVASNTADEAGDGTTTATVLANAIFSEGLRNITAGANPVEVKRGMDKACEAILANLKASSKAVNGKQDIAQVATISANSDSTIGDMIAEAMDRVGQDGVITVEEAKGISDELDVVEGMQFDRGYLSPYFITNTEKMIAEIENPWILLADSKISSLKDLLPVLEQVQKTSRPLLIIAEDVEGEALSTLVVNKLRGVLNISAVKAPGFGDRRKAMLQDIATLTAGTVIAEETGHTLEGATIAMLGQATRVIIDKDNTVIVNGAGDESAVKARISEIKVQIDATTSEYDKEKLQERLAKLSGGVAVIKVGAATETEMKEKKDRVDDALSATKAAVEEGIVIGGGAALVRAAAKVKLDLEGDQLIGCEIILRAVKAPMKQIAKNAGYDTGVVVNAVESAENENVGFNAATGEYVDMFEAGIIDPLKVGRVALTNATSVSSLLLTTEAAIYEIPEENHTSGDMGGGMPPQMGMPGMM, encoded by the coding sequence ATGGCAAAAGAGATAATATTTTCAGATAATGCTCGTAATGCATTAGCTCGTGGTGTTCAAAAACTAACAGATGCAGTAAAAGTAACTATGGGTCCTCGTGGTCGTAATGTTTTAATTCAAAAGAGTTATGGCTCTCCTGTTATCACTAAAGATGGTGTTTCAGTTGCACGTGAGATTGAGTTAAAAGACAAACTAGAAGATATGGGTGCTCAACTTGTAAAAGAAGTAGCATCTAATACTGCTGATGAAGCAGGAGACGGAACAACTACTGCTACAGTTCTTGCAAACGCAATATTTAGTGAAGGTCTAAGAAATATTACAGCAGGTGCTAATCCTGTTGAAGTAAAACGTGGAATGGACAAAGCTTGTGAAGCAATTTTAGCAAATCTTAAAGCATCTAGTAAGGCTGTTAATGGTAAACAAGATATAGCTCAAGTAGCTACTATCTCTGCAAATTCTGATAGTACTATTGGTGATATGATTGCTGAGGCTATGGATAGAGTAGGTCAAGATGGTGTTATAACTGTTGAAGAAGCTAAAGGTATCTCAGATGAGCTAGATGTTGTTGAAGGTATGCAGTTCGATCGTGGTTATTTAAGTCCTTATTTTATAACAAATACTGAAAAGATGATTGCTGAGATTGAAAACCCTTGGATTCTTTTAGCTGATAGTAAAATCTCATCATTAAAAGATTTACTTCCAGTTTTAGAGCAAGTTCAAAAAACTTCTCGTCCACTTCTTATTATAGCTGAAGATGTAGAAGGTGAAGCACTTTCAACTTTAGTTGTGAATAAACTTCGCGGTGTTTTAAATATATCAGCTGTTAAAGCTCCAGGTTTTGGTGATAGAAGAAAAGCAATGCTTCAAGATATTGCAACTCTTACAGCTGGTACTGTTATAGCTGAAGAAACTGGTCATACACTTGAGGGTGCAACAATAGCAATGCTAGGACAAGCTACGCGTGTAATTATAGATAAAGACAATACTGTAATAGTAAATGGTGCTGGTGATGAATCAGCAGTTAAAGCAAGAATTTCTGAAATTAAAGTTCAAATTGATGCTACAACTAGCGAATATGATAAAGAAAAACTTCAAGAACGTCTTGCAAAACTTAGTGGTGGAGTAGCTGTAATTAAAGTTGGTGCTGCAACTGAAACTGAGATGAAAGAGAAAAAAGATAGAGTTGATGATGCACTAAGTGCAACAAAAGCTGCAGTAGAAGAGGGCATCGTTATCGGTGGTGGAGCTGCTCTTGTTCGTGCTGCAGCAAAAGTTAAACTTGACCTTGAAGGTGACCAACTTATTGGTTGTGAAATTATTCTTCGTGCCGTAAAAGCTCCAATGAAACAAATAGCTAAAAATGCTGGTTATGATACAGGTGTTGTAGTAAATGCTGTTGAGAGTGCAGAAAATGAAAATGTAGGTTTTAATGCTGCAACCGGTGAATATGTAGATATGTTTGAAGCTGGAATAATTGATCCACTTAAAGTTGGTCGTGTAGCTTTAACAAATGCAACATCAGTTTCTTCTCTTCTTCTCACAACAGAAGCTGCAATTTATGAAATTCCAGAAGAAAACCATACTTCTGGAGATATGGGTGGTGGAATGCCTCCACAAATGGGGATGCCAGGGATGATGTAG
- the groES gene encoding co-chaperone GroES — translation MNFQPLGKRVLVKRVEETNTTASGIIIPDNATEKPSQGEVVAVSREVSDLSKGQVVLFGKYSGNEVTLNGDKFLVLEIDDIFGIIA, via the coding sequence ATGAATTTTCAACCATTGGGTAAAAGAGTTTTAGTAAAAAGAGTAGAAGAGACAAATACAACTGCTTCTGGAATTATCATTCCTGATAATGCAACAGAAAAACCTTCACAGGGTGAAGTTGTAGCTGTTAGCAGAGAAGTTTCAGATTTATCAAAAGGACAAGTGGTACTTTTTGGTAAGTATTCTGGAAATGAAGTCACTCTTAATGGAGATAAATTTTTAGTATTAGAAATTGATGATATATTTGGAATTATTGCTTAA
- a CDS encoding tyrosine-type recombinase/integrase, with translation MREIMNLEEELEYIKNLLKQYVDVAKEEYSDFANRREHKYTYTKENGKKVLGSHPKAIDYHIEELQDSVYSADKEEIAKDIINDSNITEEYTQAVKELSAEGRQRLLDEVIKAEIELLYYDKSRNESRTSHDKIQNTYIPNEISAQNIAYSQFNTIKETIMEAKAEEEQKYKLKTKEEVFSEYLDEVRKEKANLLDKVIQPIKTFLQSAEHNHLVDYKILDYEIFFNALIYTPKYLYEKSKFYKEYSGNYVQVAEDFKESLEGEENLVSDFIQSDKLDSRLQSKKNVEEKYNEINNFLDYCKDNDYIKKNYLRGNRKFSVKKFDGILKNKRKRQPFNNIELNLMFTKLTKSINTTDTQNILIPIISLFSGLRVEEICKLRVEDIKEENDIYYFDINGLVKTENSIRKVPIHSQLIDKFKFLDFVKKRKNEKEEMLFNLKSVYHKGKLKYSHYFLRDYFYNFRDSFITQERIEIDLVSFHSFRHTFATKLDAGRVDLFAISNLLGHGVDTVAQVFFNIKIKENETPNYIKQDLRKLKEDLEKLELSDLQENINNCSIAYINAFL, from the coding sequence ATGCGAGAAATTATGAACCTAGAAGAAGAGTTAGAATATATTAAGAATCTTTTAAAGCAATATGTAGACGTTGCAAAAGAGGAGTATAGTGATTTTGCAAACAGAAGAGAGCATAAATACACTTACACTAAAGAGAATGGTAAAAAAGTTTTAGGAAGCCACCCAAAAGCGATAGACTATCATATAGAAGAGCTACAAGATAGCGTATATAGTGCAGATAAAGAAGAGATAGCAAAAGATATTATCAATGATAGTAATATCACAGAAGAATATACACAAGCTGTTAAAGAGTTGTCAGCGGAGGGAAGACAAAGGCTACTAGACGAAGTAATTAAAGCAGAGATAGAGCTTTTATATTACGACAAAAGTAGAAATGAATCAAGAACAAGCCACGATAAAATACAAAACACATATATCCCCAATGAAATAAGTGCACAAAATATAGCATATAGTCAATTTAATACCATAAAAGAAACTATCATGGAAGCAAAAGCAGAGGAAGAGCAAAAATACAAACTAAAGACTAAAGAAGAGGTATTTAGCGAGTATCTTGACGAGGTTAGAAAAGAAAAAGCCAACTTACTTGATAAAGTCATTCAACCTATCAAAACTTTTTTACAATCGGCGGAGCATAATCACTTGGTAGATTATAAGATTTTAGATTACGAAATATTTTTTAACGCTTTAATTTACACACCCAAATATCTTTATGAAAAAAGTAAATTCTACAAAGAGTATAGCGGTAATTATGTGCAAGTGGCGGAAGATTTTAAAGAGAGTTTAGAGGGAGAAGAGAATCTAGTTAGTGATTTTATACAAAGTGATAAACTAGACTCAAGACTACAAAGTAAAAAAAATGTTGAAGAAAAATATAACGAGATAAATAATTTTTTAGACTACTGCAAAGATAACGACTACATAAAAAAAAATTATCTTAGGGGCAACAGAAAGTTTAGCGTTAAAAAATTTGACGGTATATTAAAAAATAAAAGAAAGCGACAACCATTTAATAACATAGAACTTAATCTTATGTTTACAAAACTAACTAAAAGTATAAACACAACCGACACACAAAATATATTAATACCTATTATAAGTTTATTTAGTGGACTTAGAGTTGAAGAAATTTGTAAGCTAAGAGTTGAAGATATAAAAGAAGAAAACGATATATACTATTTCGATATTAACGGATTAGTAAAAACTGAAAATAGCATTAGAAAAGTTCCGATACATTCACAACTTATTGATAAGTTTAAATTTTTAGACTTTGTTAAAAAGAGGAAAAACGAAAAAGAGGAAATGCTTTTTAACTTAAAATCAGTTTATCACAAAGGCAAATTAAAATATAGCCACTATTTTTTGCGAGACTATTTTTATAATTTTAGAGATAGCTTTATCACCCAAGAACGAATAGAAATTGATTTAGTATCTTTTCACAGTTTCCGTCATACTTTTGCAACAAAATTAGACGCTGGAAGAGTTGATTTATTTGCTATATCTAATTTACTAGGACATGGTGTTGATACAGTAGCACAAGTTTTTTTTAACATAAAGATAAAAGAGAACGAGACACCAAACTATATAAAACAAGACTTAAGAAAGCTAAAAGAAGACTTAGAAAAATTAGAACTTAGCGACTTGCAAGAAAATATAAACAACTGTTCTATTGCTTATATTAATGCTTTTTTATAA